ATGCAGCCCCGAGCCCGACGGGTAGGGGAACATGTCCAGAACGTAGTACTTCGGTCGATTCGGGTCGAAGCCCACCTCGCCGGGATTGTAGGCCTTGAAGATCCGCTGTTCGCGCCACTGTGCTTGCCAGCGCGGCTCGATTGTCTCGGGGTCGTATCCGTGTGACATGACCGCTTCACTCCTAGAGGCGATAGGCCTCGGCCTCGGGGTGTAGTGAACGATTTAACCACAACGGACGCCGCAGTCCACCCGGTCCCGGTGCCGGTCGGGTGGTGGCCAGCCATTCCTCGAACACCACACGAGATCGATTCGTATCGACGAAGACGTCTCCATAGGCGTCCCCCGCGTAGCCGCGTTCGACCGTGACCTTCTGATGCCAGCAGTGCATTCCGCTGATGGGATCGGGTTGGACGGCGAAGGTCAGGTTCTGATTGACCCCGACTTCGTCCCACCAGATGCGGCCCGTATCGTCGTCGCTGGACTCGAACGCCTGCACGCCGTGACGCTGACGGAACATGAAGGTCCCGTCTCGTCGTTCGATCTCGACGCGAGCCGATGACTGCCGCGCCCCCCCCGAGTCGGCATGCATCCTCCAGCGGCCCACATGATGCGAACAGGCGACGATGCCCGGGTGGATGCCCTCGGTGACCCAGGCCCGCAAGACGAAATAGCCGATCCTCGTCGTGACCCTGGCCAACGCGCCGTCGCGGAGTCCCATCCGTTCCGCGTCGTTCGGGTGGACCCAGAGGGGGTTGGTGTGGGAGATCTCCTGAAGCCACTTGGCGTTGCCCGATCGGGTGTGGATCAGGGTCGGCAGGCGAAACGTCGGTAGGAGAACCATTTCACCTTTCGTCTCATCCAGCTCGCGCCAGTGAACGTGGGAGCGGATGTAGTCCGGCACGGCCTGGTCCGTGTGCCCCCAATCGGCAAGTGTCGAGGAGTAGATTTCCAGTTTTCCCGTCGGCGTCTTGAAGCCGACCTTCTCGTCGCCCTGCCCGTCGCGCAGCGCCTCGTAACGTTGCTGACCACCGTAGGGAACCTCGTACGCTCCATAGCGCTGCATGAACTCGAGGGGCGTTCGCCCTTCGCTGCCGGCAGCTTCGGGAAGTCCCGGGACCTGGTTTTCGAAGATGTCGGAGAAGTACTCCTCGACGCTGATCGGCTCGCCGGGGTTCTTCTTCGATTCGTACCAGCGGCGGATACCACGGGAACCGTCGGGATCGATGCGGAAGGTCAGCGCGATCCAGAACTCGATCTCCTCCCAGACCTCTCCGGGATTGGTCTCGTGAGATTGGGACGATCCACGTCCCTCGAGCCGATGAAACTGGCGAAGGACCGGTTGGCGGAAACCGATCCAGGTTCCGGCGTGGGTCTCCTGGCTCATCAGGTCGTGACGCTCCGGGGCCAGGCCCATCGGGAGCACCCAGTCGGCCCACTGCGCCGACTCGCTCCAGATGGGGGTCAGGGCCACGTGACAACCGACGCGATTCTCGTCCTCGAGCATCTCGACCCAGCTACAGCCGTCCGGGTTGGTCCAGACCGGGTTGTAGACGCGGGTGAAATAAGTGTCGATCCGTTTGTCCTGTTGTTTCTGTAGATGAGGAAGCAGAAAGCTCATCTCGTAGTGGGCCAGCGGGTACTCTCGCGGCCAGATAAGGTCGTTCCAGCGATTCATCGAAGCCGGGTTCTCCGTCGGCTTTGGAACGAACTTGTCCCAACTGTTGGGATTGAGTCCTCCCGGAGTTCCAACGCTCCCGGAAAGGACGTGCAGGAGAAGCAGCGCACGGGCAATCTGCCAGCCACCGAGGTTCCCGCTGGCGGCGTTTCGCCAGAGGTGGGAGCAGAACTGGCTGCCGGCTGCGGCGATCTCGTCGGCGAGGATGTCGACGGTCTCTTCGGGGATACGACACTCTGAGGCGACGTACTTCGGGGTGAAGCGGGCATACCGCTGCTCGAGCAGCTCCAGGAACCGCTCGAATCCGCCGGGCCCCTCGGGGTCGAGAGCCGTGAGGAAGTCCTGCCAGTTCGTCCACCGCTCGATGAACTTGCGATCGATTCGATCGGTGGCCAGGAGTCGATGGGCCACCCCGAGCAGCAGGGCTCCCTCGCTACCGGGCCAACTGGAAATCCAATGGTCCGCATGGGTCGAGGTGTTGGAGAGACGCGTATCGATCACCGCCACGCGCATGCCGCTGGACTTTGCGTCGATGATCCGTTGTGCGTGGGGGTTGAAGTAGTGACCCGTCTCGAGATGGGCGGAGAGCAGGAGCGCGAACTTCGCCTGCGAGTAGTCCGGTGACGGGCGGTCGGCACCCTGCCACAGTGCAAACCCGGTTCGTGCACCGGCGCTACAGACGTTGGTATGGGTGTTGAATCCGTCGACCCCCCACGCCATCAGCAGCCGCTGGACGAAGTGGTCCTCGCCCGGTCGGCCGACGTGGTACATCACCTCGTCGTTACGTCCCTCGTCCAGCGCCTTGCGGATTCGTCCGCCGATGTCGTCCAGTGCCTCGTCCCAGCTTGCCGGTTCGAACTGGCCCGAGCCGCGAGGCCCGACCCGTTTCATCGGCGTCAAGATCCGTTCCGTGTCGTTGATCTGGTTCAGCGTGGCGGGTCCCTTGGCGCAGGTCCGCCCACGACTACCCGGGTGGGCCGGGTTGCCCTCGAACTTGCGGATCTCGCCGCTCTCGCGGTCGACGAACGCCAACAGCCCGCAGGCCGACTCACAGTTGAAGCAGATCGTGGGAATGCAACGGTAGTGTCGCTCGACCCGTTCGGGCCATGCGCCGGAATCGAATTCGGTCCAGTCGTCCCAATCCTCCGGCGACGGACCGACCGCGAGCTCCCATGGACTCTGGCGACGTGACGACATGTGACCGATTCTCCTCGAATCCTCTAGCTGATGGGTAGCGCCTGACCGGCCTGGACGAACGTGTCTTCTTCAAACCACAGGCCGACGAGCGCCAGGAGTCCCGCGAGCCCCCAGAGCCAGGGTGTGGAAGTCAACAAACAGAGCAGCGGGATCGCCGTGCCGACGACGACGCTGCCGATCCAACGTCGACGGGCCAGCGGCCCGCGGAGCAGGAGGCTCAGGACTCGCCGGTACTCGGCTTCACGCTTTGCAGGCGCCTGGAGATGTTCCAGAGGCAGCGCCGCCAGCCTTGCGCCCAGTGCGGCCATCGCCACCCAACGGAGTAACCTTCCACCCCCGGTGTCGTACATCCCGACCGCTTCCAACAGAATCCAGAGACTGGCGCCGGCAAGAACGGCGTGGACGATCAACTCCACGAACAGGCCGCGCCGCATCCACAGGGGGCGTCCGCGGGCCTGACCAAAGAGGAACGCGGTATAGCCGGCGGTGAGGACGGCGCTCAACGCCAGGGCGATCGTCAGGATCGTGAGGGTCACCGGCGACCATTCGAAACCCAGGAACGATCCCGCTCCCCAGACGGTCGTCAGCATGCCGAACCCCATCAGGACGACCGCACCGCGAGTCAACCACGAACGCCAGTTCGGGTAACGCAAGATATAGAGGAAGCGCTCCGGCCGTTTCAGGTCCGCGACCAGCAGGACCGTCGTCAGCGCCAGAAAGAGCAGCGCGAGGATCGACGCGACACGTCCCACAACCGCCAGAAACGGTAGCGCCGTCAGGACGACGCCGGCGGCGATGGACTTCGTCAGCATGTAGGCCGAGACTTTGCGTCCCCAGAGCGGCTTGTGATCGACGTCGTAGACGGTCCGCGATTCCGCGCGCCGCTCCATGGCGTCGAACTCACGGGACTCCATGTCGATGCCGGGGAGGCGGTTCGACCAGAGGAAGGGTCGCGAGGCGTCAGGCAATGAAGGATCGATGACATCTTCGGTCGCCTCGCGATACCAGACGTTGGGTCCGGTACCGGCTTCCAGCTTTCTTGCCGTCAACGTCCCTTCGCGTCTCATCGTCGAGACGACGCTTTCGGGATCGTGAAAATCCCCGGGGATGATCGCCTCGGTCGGGCAAACGACGGCACACGCGGGAGCCAGGCCCCTCTCTGTGCGGTGGGCGCAGAAGTGACACTTCTCTGCGACCCCGTGGTCGTCATTGATGTACAACGCGTCGTAGGGGCAACCCTGCATGCAACTCTTGCAGCCGATGCAGCGTTGCGGGTCGATGTCGACGATGCCGTCGTCGCGCTTGTCCAGTGCGTGAACGGGACAGATCTCAACACAAGGTGCGTCCGTGCACTGGTTGCAGCGGAGCACCCCGAATGAGCGTCTCACGTCGGGAAAGTTGCCGCGTTCCGTGTACTTGACCCACGTGCGGAAGCTGCCTACCGGA
This genomic interval from Acidobacteriota bacterium contains the following:
- a CDS encoding molybdopterin-dependent oxidoreductase → MSSRRQSPWELAVGPSPEDWDDWTEFDSGAWPERVERHYRCIPTICFNCESACGLLAFVDRESGEIRKFEGNPAHPGSRGRTCAKGPATLNQINDTERILTPMKRVGPRGSGQFEPASWDEALDDIGGRIRKALDEGRNDEVMYHVGRPGEDHFVQRLLMAWGVDGFNTHTNVCSAGARTGFALWQGADRPSPDYSQAKFALLLSAHLETGHYFNPHAQRIIDAKSSGMRVAVIDTRLSNTSTHADHWISSWPGSEGALLLGVAHRLLATDRIDRKFIERWTNWQDFLTALDPEGPGGFERFLELLEQRYARFTPKYVASECRIPEETVDILADEIAAAGSQFCSHLWRNAASGNLGGWQIARALLLLHVLSGSVGTPGGLNPNSWDKFVPKPTENPASMNRWNDLIWPREYPLAHYEMSFLLPHLQKQQDKRIDTYFTRVYNPVWTNPDGCSWVEMLEDENRVGCHVALTPIWSESAQWADWVLPMGLAPERHDLMSQETHAGTWIGFRQPVLRQFHRLEGRGSSQSHETNPGEVWEEIEFWIALTFRIDPDGSRGIRRWYESKKNPGEPISVEEYFSDIFENQVPGLPEAAGSEGRTPLEFMQRYGAYEVPYGGQQRYEALRDGQGDEKVGFKTPTGKLEIYSSTLADWGHTDQAVPDYIRSHVHWRELDETKGEMVLLPTFRLPTLIHTRSGNAKWLQEISHTNPLWVHPNDAERMGLRDGALARVTTRIGYFVLRAWVTEGIHPGIVACSHHVGRWRMHADSGGARQSSARVEIERRDGTFMFRQRHGVQAFESSDDDTGRIWWDEVGVNQNLTFAVQPDPISGMHCWHQKVTVERGYAGDAYGDVFVDTNRSRVVFEEWLATTRPAPGPGGLRRPLWLNRSLHPEAEAYRL
- the nrfD gene encoding polysulfide reductase NrfD; this translates as MQLGFVIDHGRCIGCHACTVACKAENDVPVGSFRTWVKYTERGNFPDVRRSFGVLRCNQCTDAPCVEICPVHALDKRDDGIVDIDPQRCIGCKSCMQGCPYDALYINDDHGVAEKCHFCAHRTERGLAPACAVVCPTEAIIPGDFHDPESVVSTMRREGTLTARKLEAGTGPNVWYREATEDVIDPSLPDASRPFLWSNRLPGIDMESREFDAMERRAESRTVYDVDHKPLWGRKVSAYMLTKSIAAGVVLTALPFLAVVGRVASILALLFLALTTVLLVADLKRPERFLYILRYPNWRSWLTRGAVVLMGFGMLTTVWGAGSFLGFEWSPVTLTILTIALALSAVLTAGYTAFLFGQARGRPLWMRRGLFVELIVHAVLAGASLWILLEAVGMYDTGGGRLLRWVAMAALGARLAALPLEHLQAPAKREAEYRRVLSLLLRGPLARRRWIGSVVVGTAIPLLCLLTSTPWLWGLAGLLALVGLWFEEDTFVQAGQALPIS